The stretch of DNA tagttggaaaaattatttgaaatgactAATTTGTGCTATCTATGGAATATGTTAAATGTAGCTTTTTGAAACAGAAGCCTTGAATTGAAATTTAATTAATACTTgaacattttgtatatatttctttgtatataattttGTGCAGTACCAATGACAAAAATACGGTGTCATAATAAAACCAGGTTTGTTGATCTTTCAGTTATGGGCtcaaagaatttattcatctCTAACATGACATTGGAAAATAATggatgaaaataggaaaaatgattGTTGTTAATGCTGACTGTGGGTCTTAAAAGGTTCTGGAAGCAGTAAGTGTGTTTTTCTAAAATACCATTCCcttggaatattttcttctaatgtcaGTGCTTTTCCTGCATCATTTGAAGTTCGGGGCTGGGGAGAAACAGTAATCAAAGCTTTCTGAAGTGGGATGCTTTGAAAATTCCAAGTGTAGATTTTTAGGATGTCATTTTATAAATGGCAGTTTTTGGAAATACTTGATTAAGAACTTTTGAAAATGGAGATTAGTATCACCTATTTTTAAAGCTGCTTTGTTAGGCTTCTTATGTTTTAACTGTCTTTCCTTagtttccatttcattcttttttttttttttcttcctaattttggTGACTTagtgatttttgtcatttttttacatCAACTTCATGGTCTTGTTTTTACATGGTATTGCATGTATTTAGGACCTATCTAACAGGGGCTTTAAATAAATTTGATCATATTTATGTGTAAGCACATTTTACTGTAAATGTTTGGGTTTCTGAATTTACAACAGATCTGTTGATTTCAGTATGTAGTAAACAATATCTTAAAGTGTCCTATTCACTACTTGTTAATTAAAAAGTTATGATTAATATGAAATTGTTGTCttactatttttagaaaattgtgtTCTGAATGATTGATAGTTGGATAAAGGagattttttggcatataatgtggattgttttgaaattttaaggtTTGGCTCTACTTTAGAGGTTGAAAACAACTTAGTATTTGgggaacccttttttttttttttcttccccccttcTTCCCTAATTGCCTCTTTGGCAAAATGATACAGAATTAGTGTAAAGAGGTAGTGTTTTGATATTTGTCTTCTGATGGTGACAGGAATTCATACATTAATTGAACTAACACATCATACTGACCTTCTATTTCTATCATATTGACTTACTGTTTCTGCACTTTCTTGACCAGTCCTAACTAAAAAGTCCACGTTTGTTAAAATGTAGTCACACCTCTGATATAATCCAACAAAAAGTGTtcgaaatattttaaatatttgtgcatTTTGTAATCACTaaattaatctctctctcttctctttaaacAGCTTAGCAGTGTCTGCAAAAAGAATCTTTTCCTACAACCTGTTAACTGACTGGACTGATGGTAACAAAGTAATTGTGGGAGCCATGTCGGTCAAAAATTTGGCAtctgctgaaaaaaatgaatgccatTTTCAAGTTCCCAAATTACTTCTATACTGATTTCACTTTCCAGAAATGGAGATATGAAAAGATTCTCTGGAATCCTTGAAAGACTTAATAGAAATACATGAGACTAAGTTAATTTTGGaacaaaattatactttttttttttttttggtctttcatgGGAGTGATACTCAGTTCTTtgcataccttttaaaaattgtaaccaTTGGAGAAGAGAATTATAGTATATCATCAAGGAATATTAGATTCTTTACATTATCAAGAACACATTCTATGGAATTACATTTAGTGGAGTAGAATTACATAAACAGGCCATCAGGGATCACAAAGCTTATCATGAGTTTGTACTGACTTCCTGGAACTTGAGAGCTAATCTGGAGTATAGGCAGACCTTGCTGAGTAGAATACAAAAGTTAATGTAAAGTCCTTAACTATAAAGAGTAGTCTTTTTAAATAGATGCATTGATTTGTCTTGtgtatctttgaaaaaattatgatTAACTATGTGAGTAGTTAATTGCAATTTAGGGTAAGAGGATGTTTGCATTCTGAGATTTTGGCTTCTTGAGTTTTCTCTGAGTACTTGACACTTTCTTGACTATTTTGAGGTTTCTAATGAATGGTATCCTAGTTTCTActgttatatattaaaatgtctcTAGTCGTATGTAAGGGCTTTAGTATTCTGGATGatggaaggtttttttgttttttgtttttttttgtttttttgcattatgTCGTTGTTTTACCTAATTGAAACACTTTTCCAGCTTATTACAAGTGTGAAAAAACACTCAACTCtggattgttttatttcattttcattggatTATGTTAATACATTCTTTCATTTGGTCTAGACGGAGTCATTTTATCTTACTGACTCATTGGGAAGTGTACAGGTTAGAGGGGTGGGAGGGATAGGAGACAGGCCCAGAATGATTTATCATAACTatatagtttggttattgtatGCTATTACACAAAACTTTTATTAAATCTACTCTGTATCTTGCGATCTAAGTACATTCAGTGCCTGTGATGCAAGGCAGCAAAGAGTGGTTTACCCTTGATTGATGAATGCTCCTATTGGTTATAATTCTACAAAGATTTGGCATTAACAGTAGCTGGAGATAATCACTTCTTTGATAGAGTGGATAATTCACTGCTAATAAgaattagctttaaaaatatgtgatcaTGTAGGTCAGCATTTTGATGTTCCAGTTTAAGGTTTCACTGATTTAGTCACATTTTTTTAAGCTAAATAACCTGATGATTCTTGAAAGTTGAAGAGGCAGTAAAATACTTTCGAGTGTTGTCTTCCCCACACTCATTATCAATACAGAGTTTTGAGACCCtcccaaatgttttatttctgtatttagtTCTGCAGCTTTTTCTTCAGAAACCAAGTAGTTCCCATCTAAGCTGTGCATCAGAAAGGGGAGGTCTTCCGTAGAAACTTGGAGAATGTTTTGTGTGGCCAGCACcgtatttttcacatatttgacCGTGAATATCTCAATCCTCTCCAGCAGTCACCTACTATTGTCTTATGTAATATACAGCCTTTAGCTCTGACCTAGACTACAACAAATGGTCATTTACTTTCAGTTTTGAAGtgcagaaataaattttattcagaAAGTATCATTAGGAATATAAATCATGAATGTTAGGGAAAAttgatttcaaaaatatacaGATTAATAGAAAGTTGCTTATGAACTtgcctttctttgcctttttcattgCTTTGGTTATTGATACAGtgtttttatccctttttttacttttcccagTTTGTATATTCAGGATTTCTTTCTTAGAACCattttccccactttttaaaaagaaacctgttTATATTGGACCTAAtgatttttgtagttttgttgacccaaaattatttttgttgaaaattattttgcttaattttcaaTCTAAAAATGTAATCTTTAATGGTGTTTTAGAAATTGTGTTGTCTTAATATGtagatttgatttttattggTGGCCCAACTTTTCTTTATACCATGTCTCTGAATTTTACATCtttgctatacacacacacacacacacacacacacacacacacacacacactgagttTAATTCCTAGACCCCTCTGGCTCTTAATGTTCTATAGTTTGGGGTTTTACAAATTATATTATCTGAAGTACAATATAATAGGAGTCCTCTTTCTTTAAGCAAGATTAACTACACCATGTAAATTGTGAAAGACAGATTTAAATAGTTTACTATGACTGAACTATTAAAAACTGTCTTCCTGACTGAGGTAGTGTTCTTTAGGTCTTAGCTACAAATGACTGTTCCCTAAATTGTGATGCAGTCACAGCAAGTTTACATGTATTTACCTGCCCCCAACCAAAAATTTTGGTAGAGTAGATTTGTAGCAGTAGATGTAAAATAATACAGTCTTCTGCTTCTGTTGCCCATTTTTCCTAATTGAaaagatgatttaaataaaaaatatatggtagaGGACAGATGCTAGAAAGGAATCTTTTTTGGTTATAGAAACCATTGCAAACTCTTCTATATATTGATGGCATTATGTCAGGAATGTGTCAGGATAAgaaaacagttattttattttttaagaaaacaggttTTACTGAACTATCAATTTAGTTACATCAGTGGCTTTAGGATTATCCAAGTTGATTGCACTATTCTCTGGAGTCTAATTTAGTAATTTGGGTTTCTCATTTTGAAGTCAGGAAttacttttaattcatttttttctctgttgtggTAAGTAGAACtctcctttaaataaaaatgatagtatgTAGGTAGAGGTGTGTAATTTTGAGTCAGAGACCTTTAAGTAAAGCATATTCGgtatagaaaacaaaatccagaaaggaatcaaaacaaaaagaaaaatcaccccTAATTCTCTAACATAGAGAATATTCAAagcaaaaaaatagattttttttgcctcataattgggaatatttcatatataaatttgCCAGGGAATACATTTTAAGGCACTTGTTGAATTCTCAGCTTTGCTTTCTGgaaaacttaaaatgtattttgttaatttcatttaaattttaaaatctttagctGTACTGCTTTCTTTTTGACGAGACCCTGAAAGCGTATTTCACTTGTGAGACTACCTTTTCTATGTGACGAACTTAAATTCTTCTGTCACACAGTTAAGTAGCATAAGATTATTTAACAGGTCACTATATTTGAAAGGAGTAATTTAAGATGCTTGTGAATATGATCTGGGATGGCACTTATTTTATATGACTGGCTTATAAGAAAGTGCTGGTCTAGATCTATACTGTTCAGTACTGTAGGCATTAGCTACATGtggtgaaaatatttaaattaaaaaaaatttattcagttgCACTAGTtacatttcaggtgctcagtggccacatgtggctagtagctAACATTTTAAGTCatgtataaaacatttccatcatcacaaagTTCTCTGGACAGTGCTGATTTTAGATGCTgttacatgaaaataaagaacTGAGATGAAAAGTTTTACAAAGGGGAACACCAAAGGTcacttcaaaaatttaaatgatcttAGGAAATGAGGAATATTAGACTAGGctgtttcagaaaacaaaaccaataggaaAGAGTATAGCTACCATTTAAGTGCTACCACTTAAGGTCAAGTGCTGTGTTAGctcctatatattatataataccaATCTTGAGTGAGGTTACTGatgaaactgaggaccagagaggttaaCTTGCTAAGCCTCACACAGCTGAAAAGAAGAGGCCTGGGTATGTCATCGCAAAGAACTATCCCACACTAGATGGAAGCTTCAAAGGTAGAATTTGCCTCAATCTTCCAAGAATATAGCTTTCCAGAGACAAGTGTGTAACTATATCATTATATCACTGTATTAGCTATATCAATATATCGGCTCTAGACTCAAGACTACTGGAATTGATTCCTGTCCTGAGGAAGGTTAAATATATTCTAAGTGTCTATGGATTAATAATACCTATGGAAAGAATGATTTGGGGAAACAAAGTGAACATTTTCTGTAGTGAACTAATCCTCATCCCTTCCTCCTGCTTagttggattctttttttttttttaaagattttatttattcataagagacacagagataggcagagggaaaagcagagtccctgcagggaacctgatgtgggacttgatcccaggacccagggtcatgcactgagctgaaggcagatgctcaaccactgagccacccagtcatccttCCTGCTTGGGTTCTTAATGAGGTCCTTAGTAAAAACTGCTGTATGGTTATTTTTCCTGTGTTACAGACCAAAATGTGCTTAATGTAAAGGCATGGAGcaaacaaaatagaagagaatattgGGCAAACTAGAaaagttctattcttttttaagggGAATAGCCCTTACTAGTATTCAGCCTTTTGTTGTTGCCCTATGTAGCCTTATGTTATAGGTCCTAGAATTGTACCTCAGGTGATTACAAGTCTGTGTTTATTCATACACTTGACATTTATTCATACattacaactttatttttgtgtacacaTTTGTTTAACCGTCACTGAATTTCTAGACCAGGTTCAGGTAACTGAAGGGCCTTTATAATTAGTTTATATTGTCTAGATCCAAGGTATGCTGCAAACACAGTCTGGAGTAAAATGGGAAACAACATCTTTCTAAAGACAGGCTTAGAAATTCTAGTCCAGTAAGTTAAGATGTTTCCTTTCTCTGGTAGCAGGGCTGACTCATATCTATAAGAAAACATGGAGACAGTTCTCTAGAAGATAGTTTTATCAAATAGCAAACCTATGTACAATATATATTAATCCAAGAAGTGTTAAAAGTAGCTTAGGTAAAGATTAAGGTAATTCAGTTATTCTCTTTGATGTCTCTTGGTCCTTAAAACtgtacttctgttttctttcgTCTCCTCCTCCACTTCACCTCTGAAGGCTCATACAGCTGATAGCTTGATAGAAGAGTTCATCAGAAAATAACTGAATTATACTGGCTTATTGCCAGCCATTTTGTGGGAATTTTCCTTTAGTGGAATTACTCAAAGTCGTAACACTGAGCATATAATTAGCTATCATGCTAGGCACAGTACTGTTTGTATCTTTGTTGTTGGCATTCAGTACACAAGTTAAAGTTAAGAACCTGAACTACACATGCAAGAGGTATGTATAATGGGATCAATTTCTAGAACAGTTTTCAAATTCTTGAGAAGTAatattacttataaaaaaaaaagtaagtcaaaaAACTAACATTGCCTTAACATTTTCTAGGTAATCGtttatatttgaagttttttgatgattataagtaaaaaaagaatctcaCCTGGCTGCTAGGCCACCATTCACAGGTATAGCCAAGAAAACAGGGTACAGACCACCAAAGACCAGACCAACCAATCCACTCCGTGTTATGGTACAGGTTTCACAATTCAAATCACCTAGGAAATAAATCAGTTCTGAAATGATAGTCAAACATGGTTTAAAGAATGCAAGGTCATCTTAAATGTGTCACAGATACTCAATTTTTAGGCAGCAAATGCAAATCTTAAGGTATGTTGGAAGGTATAATTATATGTACAGACAACCTAAAATAGTTAGAAATATCTgatagaggattttttttttaagattttatatatttattcatgagatacacagagggagagagaggcagagacacaggcagagggagaagcaggctccatgcagggaacccgatgtgggacttgatcccaggactccaggacgccctgggccaaaggcaggcgctaaaccgctgagccacccagggatcccctgatagaGGATTTTTAATCTCAGTCTGTACTGCTTCTACCTTTCTGCACTTGTATTGGCAAACTTGAGCTAATATTTTTCTGTCTGTAAGAAACTTTTAACCCatgggaagttttaaaaaaataatttgtacttctttttttttatattatatagtgtgactatttttatagaattcttttttcctttctaaattagtgtaagctatattaaaaaaagaaagctaagttAGTAACTTATGTTTTACTCAGTCTGTTCAGTTCACTGGGTGGTAGATAGCCCTAGGTCATAAAGATTCTTTCCATACAGATGATGGGGATTCAAGCAGAATACTCCTACAGTTTAAGCCAATTTGGAACAGCACTTAAGAGAATTTAAATGGACAGTGTCTCCCATCTTACCATCACCTATGGTAATAgtattttttatgtgaaatcaataaaaaaaattcataattagCTACAGGCatgcctcattttattgtgctgcACTTTATTGCCCTTCAcagataatgcattttttttttttttttaattaaaggtttGTAGCAATCCCTTTTGAGTCAAATCTGTAGGTACCATTCCCAGCAGCATTTGCCCATTTCTGGGCAAAtatgtctctgtcacattttggtaattctcataatatttcagacctttttattatttgttatcaTGATCTGTAATCAGTGATTGCCACATGCTGAAAGCTCAAGTGATGGTTAATACTTTGTAGCAATATTTTCTAAGGTATTTACATTGGTTTTTAGACATAATACTAGATACCCTTTAAACAGATGATATCgcttattataaacattttttatatgccCTGGGacataaaaaaattcatttgactttacTGTAATATCCACTGTATTGCAGTGGTCTGGCAAATCTGCAGTATCTCCCAAGGTATGTCTATACTCCGAGCACTCAGCACATACATTAAAACTATCAAAAGGAAATCAAGTCTGCATATATTCGATAATTCTCGTGTGTATATATCTAATGCTTTGAAAGATTTACTATGAAAGTCTTtttcccatatatatatttttaaagattttatttatttattcaacagagagtgagtgacagcacatgagcaggggcagagggagagggagaagcaggcttccctgctgagcaggctcCAACCCAgaaaccctaggatcatgacctgagccgaaggtagaagcttaaccaactgagccacccaggcacccctaccatAAGTGTTTTTGTCTTGAGGGACTTCCCGatacgtttttttaaaaaaaactaaggcagtcagcatttaaaaatataaagtctgcAAATATTTCTTACTTTAAGTATTGTAGGAAAGATAGGTAAAGTACTTAGAATTgccatgtatgtgtattttacttgTAGAGAAGACTGCTAATATGAACTGCCACTTTACAAAGGCTTAGCACATTTCAGCCTTACCCATTCACTGACTATGACATGGCATATAGCTAGATACCTGATGTAAATATTGAAGGATTACTGTAAGGTGCAAATAATATACACCAAAACAAATTCTAGTGATAGTGAAATAGAATTTACCTGTATTCAAAGGTAAACTTACAAAACCTTTGTAAGATGCATGAGCCGTCAAAAACGGGATCACTGCCATTGGTAAGCCAGCAGCTATACGAGCCTGTGTCACATTTAAGATGCGTCGAAAAAGACTGTTTGCTATTAGACCACAGAGAGCAGCATTAAGTCCAATATATGCTGATCCATTTTCAAACAGATTCCTGAGTGGCgacaaaaaaacattttgggaGGGTACTATGTTTTGTGAACTGTCCAACAATTGTATGTTATTAGGGCTTAGCAGGACTTTAGGAATAACAGGATACAACATTTATCCCTTATATATAACCCCATAAaatgaaaacctttaaaaatagtgttttattttttttaaagatttatttattcatgaaagacacagagaaaggcagagacacagccagagggagaagcaggctccccacagagagccggatgtgggactggatcccacgagatcactccctgagccaaacgcagacgcgcaaccgctgagccactcaggcatccctaaaataatgttttacatacaaatttttattttaaaccttttgAATTTGGTCAACACTTAAGGATAGAGTGATACATTCAGATTTTGCTAAATGTATTTTGTGATTCTGTAAAAGATTAGTATAGAAATTTTCCCCCAACTATATAATGGGGAAGAGCTTCAAAGAGTCTTACATGAATACCTCTCCTTTGGGTTCCCATAATACCCAATACTTTCCTCTCTAGCACAATAGATGATAAAGTGGTACTATCTTATCATCAATGATTTATAATGTCAGGCTTCCCCACTAGTCTTCAAGTAAATAACTTGAGGATAGTGGATACAAAGATCTAGTCATTTTGGTTTCATTAGCACCTGACACCTAAAAGGCATTCAGTAAGGTGGAGCTAATTATGTTTCCTTTCACTTTACCCTGAAGCATTAGAGTCAAGGACAGGGAAGTGGAGGAGTTACTTGCATTTACAGGATACTATATGCTAGGTACTTTACAACctatagaaataaagaataaattgcTGTTTGAGTTACTAAGTAGTATGGTTTTTAGCCAAGGTATGTATgagttttaaaatgcatgttctGTGCT from Canis lupus dingo isolate Sandy chromosome 21, ASM325472v2, whole genome shotgun sequence encodes:
- the TMEM126A gene encoding transmembrane protein 126A, with the protein product MENHEPHDTAKENLIFNIITRKISQLPEAERNLFENGSAYIGLNAALCGLIANSLFRRILNVTQARIAAGLPMAVIPFLTAHASYKGFVSLPLNTGDLNCETCTITRSGLVGLVFGGLYPVFLAIPVNGGLAARYESALLPEKGNILTYWTRISKPVFRKMLFPILLQTVFAAYLGSRQYKLIIKALQLPEPGLEIQ